A region of Cucumis melo cultivar AY chromosome 2, USDA_Cmelo_AY_1.0, whole genome shotgun sequence DNA encodes the following proteins:
- the LOC103492375 gene encoding protein LURP-one-related 6 encodes MIPLVSKLYCSSSEVVFVVRTRPHVINGGGFVVTDCDQKVVFSVDGCGVLGKEDELILRDGKRDALLLLRGKGGIFEALSFHKMWRAYKYDFQGSKKVVFSLKRPKSCLPVKNDVGIKINTKPKVSTKDWDFEINGYFPGKKCSIIDSQGNVVAQIGTNKKAGEMLSKDIYYVSIKPGIDQAFVVGVIAILDNIYGESTSC; translated from the exons ATGATTCCTCTAGTTAGCAAATTATACTGTTCATCTTCCGAGGTTGTGTTTGTCGTTAGGACGAGACCACATGTTATTAATGGAGGAGGTTTTGTAGTGACAGATTGTGATCAGAAAGTTGTTTTTAGTGTTGATGGGTGTGGAGTTCTCGGAAAGGAAGATGAACTGATTCTGAGAGATGGGAAGAGGGATGCTTTGCTTTTACTACGTGGGAAG GGAGGGATTTTTGAGGCTCTAAGCTTTCATAAGATGTGGAGGGCTTACAAATACGATTTCCAAGGATCTAAAAAGGTAGTTTTCAGCTTGAAAAGGCCTAAGTCATGTCTTCCTGTGAAAAACGATGTTGGAATCAAAATCAACACAAAACCAAAGGTCAGCACAAAGGATTGGGACTTCGAGATCAATGGATATTTCCCTGGTAAAAAATGTAGCATCATTGATTCTCAAGGCAATGTAGTAGCTCAG ATTGGGACAAATAAAAAGGCTGGGGAGATGTTGAGTAAGGATATCTACTATGTGTCAATAAAACCTGGAATTGATCAGGCCTTTGTTGTTGGAGTCATTGCTATTCTCGACAACATCTATGGCGAATCAACCAGCTGCTGA